In the Populus nigra chromosome 2, ddPopNigr1.1, whole genome shotgun sequence genome, tatcatataataaaataaaaaataattgcaaactAGGCCTTGTATTTGAAAGGTGAACACAAGTTGACCTACGTTGAACCAATATGTCattgtcttaatatttaaaaaacaaaagcaagtgcatttgaaaaaaaattttaattttattatattaaaaaacacattaacaacacctgcacatttttttttatccttgttcaGCGATTACTTCGATGAAACTTCTCTTGCGCATTAAAAGGTAGCACGAGTAACCTATCTAGTATGAACTAAATCACACACTTCAAGTTTTACTCGGATACCTAGGTGAGCTATTTGCCAAGCACATGAGTAGACTATAAAGAAATTCAAAGTACCACAAAGGAATTTGAAGTTGGTACCTGTAACACGGAGAAGAGCACAGAAAGGATGTAACTGTGAAGCACCATAGAAACATATACAGTTCCTACCATGGTACTGATAAATCCCAAAGTGAAAGGGAGCCTCTGTAAATAAGAAGGAAAAGCAAGGAGCCTAAATATCTCATTGACAAGAAACATTCAACAACTTTAAGCCATGCAATCAAACATAACTCAAATGTTTCTGTAAGTGATTCATTAACTAGTACGAGCATTGGTcagggaaataaaataaaatacctcTTTAGAAATCATGTGGGCAAGCTGATTCTTAGGGCCTTTGAGTGCAAAGAATGAAGCAACGATTAAGGCACAACCAATAGTAAAGCAGATTGCGAATTTCTGAGGCACCAACACCATGACAGGAAGGAACATGGTGAATGCAATAAAGACAAAGAACACTCCAGCAGCAAGTAGTATACCAAAGTACACGAAAGATTGTCCAGAAGGAACATTGATAGTGGAAGACTGAAAACTCCCCGGTATATCCCTGACTCCTTTCGAAACtctgaaattgaacaaaaaatacataGACGTAAACATTCTTGTATTTATGATAGTAATCAATCATGAGGAAATAAATACCAATAAAGTCATAGACCAACTCAAAAATCAGTTCCCAATTCATGCTTGCAGGAAAATAATAATCCGACGAAAATAGTTTCATCAAGCACGAAAATagttttcgtttttttttccccctcttGCTGATTACCTTTTATTAGAACTTAAACTCATTTCACCAACACCATTGCACTCTCAGCTCATAACATTTGAGAAAAATGATATGCTTGCCGTTTGCCAGTCAATTATACATTTATACCAGTGATTACAGTGACCGCAGAGATGGATTGCCCCGCAATTAAATGCACAGCATAATGGAATTAAATAgcaaaaaaatgtcaaaataattgaaaattcacTAGCAAAACAACGCCATTTATGAAATCAATTTTCTAATCACATTTTTGTTGGTAAGAAATCTAATTGTTCACGATTGACAAACACTAGCACCAGAATGAAGCATAATTTAATCCAATCTTGAAGAGAGGATATGAAATGAAAGGATAATTATGACGTAGTAGGGTAGTAGAAATTACACGTTGAAGGTGCCGGATACTTTGTCGCTGGTGGTACGGACTGCGGCTTCGAGATCGAAAACTGGAGCGGAGGAATCGGATTCCTGAGAAGCGGCGTAAGCGTTCCAATCTGATAGCAAAGACggggaagaggaggaggaggattttTGGTCGTTGAAGGTTGGGCCTCCCGTGAACCACGATTGTGCCGTTTTCTgcattttctctttttccttaCTGGAGAAGAAGACAGGTGTTTTGATAGGAGATCTGAATCTCTCTCTTTAAGATTGATGATTTGAGATCTGATAGTGCTTTTCGCGCCACCTCCTCCTCCGTTAGTGTCCATTGTTTATCAAGGGAGTGATTGGGAATGATTtcttaaacatttttaaaattatttttttatttaaaataaaaataattatatttttaaatggtttagtgtgttaatattaaaaaaaattaaaaaaattattttgaaacatttCTAAACGAACATCACTTTAAACTATCATCTTTATCATAATTCCAAACAGGTCCTAAAAGTCGTTTCACTATTGtttctttccaataaaaaaaatggataacaaacaaatattaagtgttaattttaaaaaatctgaaaataataatttgatcgAAGGTCTTTTTAAAGGTGATTGTTGTATGGATGATTGTTATTATCAGCAAAAAACTTCCTAATACCAAAATTAGTTTAGGATTTTTAGATAATGAAAAGAAAGTGAATACGGAAagattatgaaatttttttctgtCTTGTTTGAAGAGATAATCTCATTCTTTGTGTTAAAACCTGACATTTTATATccgaaaaaacatgaaaaaatctagaaaaatatcTAGAAACAATCTTTCACCATATGGTAGCAGCCCTATTCCTTTGTTATATTTCCAAGTAGAGTTTCCATAGACTTATAGCTTATGATTAAAATGAGataaagaaattgagaaaaaaaaagaagaagaagaagaagaatttggCTGGGTTGTGGCCCAACTAAGTGTGAGACTTGATTAGGCCTTGGCCCAACTAAGTGTTTAACCTTGGTTGGGCCTTGTGTGGGGTTCGATTGGGACTTAGCCGAAATTAGTCCACCTTTTATTATGAGGATCATATGATTCTTCGTGTGTATACTAACACAAGTATTTCGCCATGAATcttttttgtagaagatgcatcgttataACATCTGGatcaagaaactttttatttttactacttttacatggacatctaataccctctccactaatatttttcaaattggatagcgcgtaattaataaaactctaaactccattacaataattcatcatcCGCAacccttggggtgaatctctaTACATCCTTAAACGATCATCTATTacttatatcaaatatatataaaataatgatgagaatatgcattaactaaataaatttataaaaatattgatttagctcaaacttatttaatttattttaatagtgctcttaattcattatctaCATAAATTCAAATGTCTACACATTTACTGAAAAATTCAACTCggcaataaaattaacaaaatataaaacggacccattaaataagctattatttatttcatcacaaaacacctaagttaaaattttgacataagttttgtcaatttataaacaaatacaattttacagaatctaaaacaaaccctaacatgtacaaaaaataaatccatacAGCaaatttgtatgagaaaaaactataaaacaactaaacatccaaagaaaatacatatactacaaaaatatgcaaaacaattaacattttaaaattgagttcaaataaaacaaagggTAGATTTGCTTATTTAAAGCGGAGAGTccttaataaaatatgaatcaGAACATGTATGTTAACAAACTGAGTATTATGGTGATCAAATTTGTTGTTGGAAATTGAATTGTGTTGAGATTGTAGGGGAGGGGGTGAATATTTGTTACAGGAAAAAATACATaatgaagaaggagaaataaggGAGGGGGAAGGAGGGTCGATTGTCAggtcataaataaaattttactgATGGCATGACCAACAAAATTATTCTATTAGTAACTCTGTCGATAAAAATATCACATCATCGTACAATTTGCCTTTTTTATATCTCACTATATTACCCTCCTTAATTCCTTCGGTATATACCAAGGAAAGTTTTTTGTCAGCATATTTACTGATGTACTTTACTGTCGGgttaatttcatcggtaatatcGTTTGTAAAAGTTGCACGTTATCatattgtttggttttttttcactcCTTATTTTTCCACTGCaattctctcggtatataccgagggaattttttttgttgaagtttaCCGATGGATACAGGGATAGAAAATTCTATCGGTAAAGGTCATCGCAATATACTAACGGAAAAGTTCcgttaatgtttttgtttgtatttgttagagtataatataaatcatatcatgagacctcacctaacagcttaagctgtTGGGTTGAGATtgttctttaacatggtatcagagccttaatgatCAAGCGATcacaagttcgaatctcaccatccttattatttgataaaaattaagcataaggtaATGTAGGCctgtgtaagtttcaagctcaaagggctgtcacttgagggggtgtgttagagaataatataaatcatatcctgagacctcacctaaccacttaagttattgggttgaaatcttaggatatgatttatattattctctaaccgtatttattaattttctaatattgaTACTCTTGAAAGGCATTTGATAGGGATAAACaataggaaaaacaaaacaaaaatcaaaagagcatagatgcaaaaaaaaaaaaaaaaaaaaaaaccaagtgagATGAAAGACAATCAGAAGAAGCAGcttgtttaaattaaaagaattaaaagataGGTCGTTCAAAGAGCATGAAACTACAGAatcttttgtttaaaaataggTTAGACATAAAGTTAATCAatcgattgttttttttttttttttgacaggcATACGAAGAGGCACAGTGTTCTAGCACAAAAGTAGAAGATGCATGTTCGTAAACCACACAGTACCTCTTCATCCCTATAAATTCTGGTTGATAAACAATGACAAAATTAGCAACAGCCCAGAACAACATCAAAGCAACCGCAACGAATTCAtgggaaatatttttaaaaagaaaaatcaagaaacaagaacAGCACAACAAAAGGTGAAACATTCACGTAAAAGAAGTTGTCAAACGCGCAGTCATGTagagaaagaaaacaattacACAGTGGAAGGAGATGAAAAGGCCAGAATGTACTACaggaaagtaaaaataaagatagaaaaaattgaaacgAGATAGTTGAGTGCAATTCCAGTCTGCTCAAGCTGCAAAATAAAAGCAAACTTGAGCGAATCGAGGTGGCGGAAACTTCCAAAATAAAAGAGCATGGAGACAAAGAAAGAGAGACAAGCTAAAGACGATAACATAGTCCTCAAATGCAATGATTATAAGCTTTGCACAATAGACTTCCATACAAAACCAACTTGGACAGATCATACACGCACAGAAACAGAGACTGAGAGGGAGAAAGCCGAGGACAAATCACAAAGAGTAATAAAAAACGAGGACGGAAGACAATTAAGAGggtaaaaaaactatttaacaaGCCATAAATCCTATAACCATGAACCAAGAGGAAAAGAATGAAACTCCGTTAGCAAATGGTGATGGAACGAGGAATaaaaaacttgacaaacaaCACAAAATGAATGGAAAGCAGAAACAGCAAGCACAAAGCATAGGGTCACAAAAACTAAGAGAAGTGATCATCTGTGTGAAATGTTTGAGGTTAAAGAGAGTGTGGGAAGAAGAAAACTAAGAACAATCTATAACAGAGCAGTATAATAAAAAGCAACTAACACTAAGCACCTCGTAATTCATCCCCTTTCACGGAATCATGTCACTTCCTTTTATAAAGAGTTATGAGGTGATGGATTTAAGAGACCTAAACCTGTACAATCCATGATTTGGTTGGGAAAAAAACCGAAAAGGTATAAAGTTTCAGTAAACGAGAGGAAaagatgataaataaataaataaatccaacgTTAAAATCGTTGTATATTGGTAGCCTTGACACTTTAAAACCATGCCAAATCTAGAACCATGATTAATAGTAGCACCCACTTCAAGTAATTCAACATCACCTAAACTTTATTGAGCATGATTAACAAGATTGCTCTTTAACTTATTTACCTAGATGCCCAACTTCAACATTTTTATCATTGGGGCAGGCATCTAAATGATCATATATGCATTCTAAGcacaaatatatcaattaataaaaagaacaaacctCGGCCTGAGTTGACATCCACCATCGGATCCTTTACAATTAATCATcgatgtaaatatatatatcaattcatacttttaatatttatcattttaattatttttctatctcTCTATAGTTGCAGTTAATTAGAAAACAAGCAATCTAATTAATTCTAACTACTGAACAACTCAAGACAAACGCTAAAAATTTAATCTAGTAGTATCCTTAAGAATTAGAGAGATTGATGAAGCTAAACAACACAAGCACAAGCGgttgaatttaatttagttgAACATTCTTTCTAAGATTTACTAATTTCTCACGCAACAAATCATTAATCTTAGTTGCTTTCTAGATTAGAGGGATCAAACAATTATGGATTTGATATCTAACCTAATAATAgattgaaacaaataataaactAGAAGGTCTCCTAGTAATTATATGagacaatcataaaaatagacACCTAAGAATATTCAATAATCAAAGcataaattgaataataaaaacaaattagatctcacagttttattgattttgagacTTCCGTTTtctttaaccaaataaaaatttagtcaCACAGTACTATCATGAAAACTcgaagatgaaaaagaaaataaagaagagggAAGAGAGAATCTGAtatgatctctttttttttctcttttacacacttttttcctttttagaagCCTATAGAGTTTCCTAAAAATACTCTTAATATTATCCTCTAATAATAAGCACtaaatatgaatatttaatgaaattgtTAGATGATAAAATAGTCTTAATATAACAAAGAAAGTGATCTCTTCACTTGGAATTCATATACCAAATATGAAAGCTTCTGAAAATAAATCACAACATAATGTATTTGAATGCCAAAAGACATTCCAACACGTTTGTAGTATAGGTGTAGTGATTTTATGCCTAATTTCAAACTCGATGCAGTTAGTATCtctcaaaactaaaaacatgaaagttgtagagcTTTTTCTTAGGGTCTCATAGAATGTTTAATAATCTCAATCAGAGCTTGTATAAGAGAGTTATGCCTAGATTACAAAACTGTGTCAAAACTGTCCAAAATTACCAAATTAACTTCATTTCGCCTTTAACGCCTCTATTTGCAtcctaaatcaaaatataaaaataatgagatcaTTTAGGCatcaaataagtataaaaaactaaacattATAGGATAAAAATATGACATTTTGTATTCTCATCAAATTCCCCCACACTTAACTTTTGCTCATTTTCAGGCAAAGTTCAAATtcactttcaaaaataaaaacaccatgGTTGCAATGCTATCAATAAAGAGTAATTAAGCTcttcaaaaatcataaaatatcatgaataaACATTCTTAAACAACTTACAATTATTAATAAGCATTTTTACTTGAAGATGGAGTAAACTAGATACATAAACCCTTACATAAATAAACACTCGACTCTCATATATTTGTAAGGTATATATTTCACTTAAATTCATTACAATGGAAATGATCCACCATAGGCTTGCATATCTTCTTGTTATCCACCACTAGGATCATATGCATAACATAAATCATAAGGACTTTTTTAAGGTTGTATCGGGGCTTAGGATCAAGACGAGAAACATTTGGGAATGTAGCTCAAAAGCCATCTAAACTAGTGGAGCAATAATAAATCAACTCAAGCTCAAATATATAAGACATGTAGAACCAATCACTTCATTTAACAACTTCTTCAACTTGACTTTAAAgcatttaaaacatataaagctcctatattgaaaaaagatcgttaaaaattgacattttttgtttcctttcacCTTTGTGCGTATCATATATGAACAAATCCTTTTCTTGGACTTTTAAGAGAAATTATAAATATGGATAGTTTATAACATTAAAAGCAATTTtctttatcactttttttttttctttctttgtttttttactcaatACATCACAACATAACTCACAAATTGAGAATGAAAAAATGTTTCATAGACATAGTCATACCACCAATCCAGACACCCCCCACATTTATTTCTTGCACACCCATacatatcataataataataataataaacaatgctTTACAAGCTTTTACGTCTTGGGTAAAGGTATTGTTTTTCGGGTTTAAAGCTTATAACATGAGTTtacaataaatgaaataaagctCGAAGGGGTTCAACAAAGGGGAAAATTATTTGCAAGGTAGGTTATTTGACATATATAGCTTATAACAAAGAGGGCCTTAATCAAGTTAATGCTTGCATGTGTTAATGTGATCACGAAGAGAATTAAAGCAAGTTGTAGAGAAACATATCCACAGAAGAATATctcatattaaagaaaaaaatgagactAGAATAGATGTGTCACTCTAAATGCTCAAAATCTTATTGGCTTTTGGTTTACCAAATTTAGTCATTACCATCCTcaagaaaaataactaaactaattaattctaagttaaaacattatttattcaaTCATGTTATGAATTTTTCAAGCTTAATTGAATCTTGCTCATGTCATACACATCCAAAAATTGTTGAAAACcacaagaacaaaaatcaaaactcgttttctttaaaaaaaacaataaaaaaaataattaaaacataaccTAAATCCTCCCCCCACACTTAAAATCTACATCATCCCCAATGTAAAGAGAAATGCaaataaaaggcaaaaataaccaaaatataaatgcaaaattaagaaggaaaacaaactcCTTTTTGGGTTACCTTTCAAGCACCATCTTTGTTTATTGTCGTTGGCTTGACTCAATACGTCCTTCTTAAATCAGTATAAATCATATCCTCAAGGTCTAATTTTCTCATATTCTCTACATggaatccttcatagaaatttttaagtttatggTCACATTCTCTACATGGAatctttctagccctatctctTCCTGAGCACGCCTTTGAGCTCTCACTTCTAATGTTTTTGAAAGGATTAATCGATCTGGTAAATCCAtaatatctcattttttttctttacaaggtTGTTATTTAAAGCCTCTTATGAGACATTTTtatcgtaagcattgtaaaaaaAGGGCAACtatcataatctatttttaggtttttcctccaaaatttacctttttccttctaataaaaaaacaaaaaacaaaataataataataataataataataataataataataataataataaatggaaacttgataaaaacaggctaaaaaacatttcaaatgtATAAAAGAATCAAGCTAGAGTTTTGGACAAAATTAGGAGCCTAATCATACCTTATTATATACCTAAGAATGAAGAAATAATGCAGATTCAAGGTcagattaaataattattgaacgGATCTGTATGAAAATTAAgttcagggacttaattgaatttttaatagaCCAATTCGATTCAATCATGagccaaattaaaattttcattatgtttaaggattaatttgggtcaaattaaaagatttaattaggtgtAAGGACTTGATTGTACTTTTaaagggtcaaattaattttattagagaattaattggtgaaaaattaagtttggaagcccaatttgagcttaatagagaattttaaaattttaaaagatcaaacttaatttttacaaagtcaattgattgaattcgaagataaaataacaaaaaaaattgaagtttaatgttgcttaagggttaaattgaaaaaattcacaACCAAGAATCCTTTTTAAAAAGGCGTTAAACTTTGAAGACTCAATTTGGTTGAAAACATGGTGAAATTGAAGCAAATTGAAAGTTAAATTGTCAATTGATGatcaatttgcataaatccaaaactaatgatcaaaataaaaaggtgtTGAACTTTAGGGTTGATATTTGAGTTTAGCAATGATAAAATCgctttaaattaaaagtttgaagtcaATTagggatataattaaaaaatcaaaagacaagGGACTAGATTGAATTTTAGTCAAATCTCTAATCAAAACCCTAAAGATatcaaaacgacgttgttttatttaaataaaacagtacgttttattcaaataaaatagtgCATTTTAAGCAAACAGTTTGTATTGGtacaaaacgacgtcgttttgaccaacaaaaaaaaggggCACCAAACGACTTTGTTGTCTAACTATTGTTCATCATCTTTAACCTTTTGTACCTAAAAGACTGCTCGGATGGCTACTTTTCAAGGGCATTTAATGCCTAATCTCTCCACCAAACAGGACAAATAAGTTACCACTCTAATGGCCTAACACTATACTACACCCCAATGTAATTCTTGTTGATTGGTCACCTTGTAGCCATCGTGGTGCCACTCCAAAGAGGCTAACCCGATCAATCTTTTACAGCCAAATTTCACAGCTTATGATGATGAATTTTAGCCAACCATTATGATGCTTCCTCTTTGAATCAAGGGCCAAAATTTACTCATAATAAAGACCAAATGTTCATATTTCATCCCCTATAAATAAGGGTGAACTTCGTGCTTTAGAAACGGAGAAATCCGAAAAGAAAAAGGccaaaaaataacttttttagcTGTCTAACCAAccacttttcttcttttccaaaCCAACTACAGGAGCACCCATTCCAACCATCACCACAACATTTTCCTTCTCTCCAGTGTGAGAACCAACCTCTTTTCATCAACTTCAACTTCTCCTTCTTCCAGTAATGCTAACCTCTTCAAACAAGCCCCTCCAACTGCTAGCTTTTCCATCAGCGTTTCCATCATCCTCACGTCGGACCTTTCAGCAACAGCAGCCAAACACCTGCACTCCAGGTAACCTTCTTCTCTTTTCCCTCCTTCCCCGTAAACCTTTTCCCTTCTCTGGAACCTACATATAGAATGTGAATTCATGTTATGCAgcaagaatataattaatatggtcACTGGGTTAGGCCAATGACTATGTAATTTGAGGTCTGGACCCATTTCAACCCAGCCGTATAGGCTAAGATGAGTCTagcccattttttttttaaaaaaagaaaagaaattgtaggacCTTCAGTCGACCCAACTAAATTGGGCTAGGCTTGGGTCTCGGGCCCAACCAGCCCATTCCCTAGACTCAGGGTGTGTTTGCCTGACACACCTTAATATTTTCccttagtttttaatttgtttatattataatgtTTAGCCACACAAACCtaataaaaagccaaaaaaatctaataaatttcACGAACCATTTTGAATCATTTATGAGTTCTTCACGTGTTTCTTCAACAATTTTGTCTAATATCGGGTCATGGACTTATACTATAAGATACgaacctgatattaaaaatattttatttttctccaaaatttcaaaatatataaaaaaaatcaatcatttcaaaaaacaatattttgtttttgtgtataCGGCCGAATCCTaaaggtttttcatgcatattttctaaaaaaataataaaattgcatttttatcatgttttaaaatacaaaataaatattgtaaaCAATTTATGATTATCTATTAGAGTTTggtcaaaataccaaaaattccGCAACAAGTATTAGTTTATTATCCGAAGTGTTAGGATTTAGATGTAGACCTTAATATTTGGGAGATACAAAATTACATTGTGAAGTATACCCTCATgtattaaagaaacaaaataaaaaataaatacgatGATAAATCTAGGCTTTGAAACTGTAAGGATTTAGTCCAATAAGGTATAGATTTCGTCACAAAGAGAGATCTGCCTTGAATCTTAGATGAGACTGACGGATAGAAACTTGACctataaaaacaatcaatcaatagCAATACAGTTTATTTTAGATATGGTGTATTATGGATAATGTATTTTTTCCCTGCACAACTGGTTCTCTTACCCAAACTCTCGTAAACCATTAGGTTTCGTAGTAATTATAGTACTAGGTGACAACTCTTAAACTTTATAGCCATATTGGGAAATTctagataacaaaaaaaaaaagttttatttgttatttttaagatatttttttatataaaatgttatttatgaggttaaaagaattattttgatagtAAAAACGGCAGAGTTTCAATGGTAAATAACGATACAGTGATAAAAGAGATATTAATGTTTTACTGTCTTCTATCCAAAGCATCTGTCCGTTG is a window encoding:
- the LOC133681669 gene encoding protein transport protein SFT2-like — protein: MQKTAQSWFTGGPTFNDQKSSSSSSPSLLSDWNAYAASQESDSSAPVFDLEAAVRTTSDKVSGTFNVVSKGVRDIPGSFQSSTINVPSGQSFVYFGILLAAGVFFVFIAFTMFLPVMVLVPQKFAICFTIGCALIVASFFALKGPKNQLAHMISKERLPFTLGFISTMVGTVYVSMVLHSYILSVLFSVLQVLALSYYAISYFPGGSTGLKFLSSTLTASILRCFGR